The following coding sequences lie in one Treponema socranskii subsp. buccale genomic window:
- a CDS encoding leucine-rich repeat domain-containing protein: protein MALKQRFIKMLLALIAVCAFTACTNPSDGTAGGNTGGGGTPSVPEYTVRFSAGEGGTITAKAGGQNIVSGSKVKKDTLVTFTAAPSGSTYTVGEWTIASPAVFKDGGEKGSLTAEVYVTEDITIGVQFEQVTPPPAGQVRLAITGDERLVPHTCYIDTAKDTVWSAALKTQIEAKFALKTEWQGGDYGVYVWKLGNGKTLTNGHTFAQDTVVYVVTNYTKFRINGTVLEGYTSGHEPRGKIIIPDGVTEIKEDAFQNCRDLKGTLVFPQSLQKIKDNPLNNNGAFKGCTGLTGLDFSACTELTEIGRYAFEGCTGFTGSLDLSACTQLTKIGSYAFQNCSGFSGELKLPANITEIGLYAFEDCTGFTGSLDLQVCTKLTTIGYSAFAGCSGFSGELKLPANITEIGLYAFEDCTGFTGSLDLSACTQLTKIGENAFTSCSGFNGELKLPAALIEIETWAFYGCTGFTGSLDLQACTKLTKIGSRAFWNCSGFSGALKLPANITEIGLYAFEGCTGFTGSLDLQVCTKLTTIGYSAFAGCSGFSGELKLPANIIKIDYGVFEGCTGLTGSLDLSVYTQLTKIGGAAFRNCSGFSGELKLPANIIKIDYSVFEGCTGFTGSLDLSVYTKLTKIGGAAFRNCSGFSGALKLPANITEIGHYAFEGCTGFTGSLDLSVYTKLTKIGSYAFRGCSGFSGALKLPANITEIGHYAFEGCTGFTGSLDLQACTQLTKIGYGAFESCSGFSGELKLPANITEIDFYAFSGCTQAEIKLPQSITKVGSSAFGNGSASYCKKVKIPNGTEHDRIKTLVTQSFYPEERIESY, encoded by the coding sequence ATGGCACTCAAACAACGTTTTATAAAGATGCTGCTCGCTCTCATCGCAGTATGCGCTTTTACCGCGTGCACGAATCCGTCGGACGGTACCGCAGGAGGAAATACGGGAGGCGGCGGCACGCCTTCGGTTCCGGAATATACGGTACGCTTCAGCGCGGGCGAAGGCGGCACGATTACGGCAAAGGCAGGCGGGCAAAACATCGTATCCGGAAGCAAAGTAAAAAAGGATACGCTCGTCACCTTTACGGCGGCGCCATCCGGAAGCACTTATACAGTCGGTGAATGGACGATTGCCTCTCCCGCCGTATTCAAAGACGGCGGCGAAAAAGGTTCGCTCACCGCGGAAGTGTATGTTACCGAAGACATAACGATCGGTGTACAATTTGAACAAGTAACACCTCCCCCTGCCGGACAAGTACGCCTCGCTATAACCGGTGATGAGCGCCTGGTTCCGCATACGTGCTATATCGATACGGCAAAAGATACGGTATGGAGCGCGGCGCTGAAAACACAGATCGAAGCGAAGTTCGCATTAAAAACAGAATGGCAGGGCGGAGACTACGGTGTATACGTGTGGAAGCTCGGAAACGGAAAAACTCTTACGAACGGACATACGTTTGCACAAGATACGGTCGTCTACGTCGTTACGAACTATACAAAGTTCCGCATAAACGGGACCGTACTTGAAGGCTACACCTCCGGTCATGAGCCGCGCGGCAAGATCATTATCCCCGACGGGGTTACGGAAATCAAAGAAGACGCGTTTCAAAACTGTAGGGACTTAAAAGGGACGCTTGTTTTTCCTCAAAGCTTACAAAAGATTAAAGACAATCCTCTCAATAACAACGGAGCATTCAAAGGCTGCACGGGGCTTACGGGTTTGGACTTTTCCGCCTGTACCGAACTCACCGAAATCGGTCGATACGCTTTTGAGGGCTGTACGGGATTTACGGGAAGCTTGGACTTGTCGGCTTGCACACAGCTTACAAAAATCGGAAGCTACGCGTTTCAGAACTGCAGCGGCTTTAGCGGAGAGCTCAAACTCCCTGCAAACATCACCGAAATCGGTCTATACGCTTTTGAGGACTGTACGGGATTTACCGGAAGCTTGGACTTGCAGGTTTGCACAAAGCTTACGACAATCGGATACAGTGCGTTCGCCGGCTGCAGCGGCTTTAGCGGAGAGCTCAAACTCCCTGCAAACATCACCGAAATCGGTCTATACGCTTTTGAGGACTGTACGGGATTTACGGGAAGCTTGGACCTGTCGGCTTGCACACAGCTTACAAAAATCGGAGAGAATGCGTTCACGAGCTGCAGCGGCTTTAACGGAGAGCTCAAACTCCCTGCAGCCCTCATCGAAATCGAAACCTGGGCTTTTTACGGCTGTACGGGCTTTACGGGAAGCTTGGACTTACAGGCTTGCACAAAGCTTACAAAAATCGGATCCCGTGCATTCTGGAATTGCAGCGGCTTTAGCGGAGCGCTCAAACTCCCTGCAAACATCACCGAAATCGGTCTATACGCTTTTGAGGGCTGTACGGGATTTACCGGAAGCTTGGACTTGCAGGTTTGCACAAAGCTTACGACAATCGGATACAGTGCGTTCGCCGGCTGCAGCGGCTTTAGCGGAGAGCTCAAACTCCCTGCAAACATCATCAAAATCGATTACGGTGTTTTTGAGGGCTGTACGGGATTGACCGGAAGCTTGGACTTGTCGGTTTACACACAGCTTACGAAAATCGGAGGAGCCGCGTTCCGGAATTGCAGCGGCTTTAGCGGAGAGCTCAAACTCCCTGCAAACATCATCAAAATCGATTACAGTGTTTTTGAGGGCTGTACGGGATTTACCGGAAGCTTGGACTTGTCGGTTTACACAAAGCTTACGAAAATCGGAGGAGCCGCGTTCCGGAATTGCAGCGGCTTTAGCGGAGCGCTCAAACTCCCTGCAAACATCACCGAAATCGGTCACTACGCTTTTGAGGGCTGTACGGGATTTACGGGAAGCTTGGACTTGTCGGTTTACACAAAGCTTACAAAAATCGGAAGCTACGCGTTCAGAGGGTGCAGCGGCTTTAGCGGAGCGCTCAAACTCCCTGCAAACATCACCGAAATCGGTCACTACGCTTTTGAGGGCTGTACGGGATTTACGGGAAGCTTGGACTTACAGGCTTGCACACAGCTTACGAAAATCGGATACGGTGCGTTCGAGAGCTGCAGCGGCTTTAGCGGAGAGCTCAAACTGCCTGCAAATATTACCGAAATCGACTTCTACGCTTTTTCCGGCTGTACACAAGCGGAAATAAAGCTTCCTCAAAGCATTACAAAGGTAGGAAGCAGTGCGTTCGGGAACGGTTCAGCATCCTACTGCAAAAAAGTAAAGATACCGAACGGCACAGAGCACGATCGCATAAAAACGCTCGTAACTCAAAGCTTTTACCCCGAAGAACGTATAGAATCGTATTAA